The Candidatus Hydrogenedentota bacterium genome has a window encoding:
- a CDS encoding ABC transporter permease, with product MKFEAFVALRYLRGKRKSRFVGLITIISVAGVSVGVMALIVVMGVMTGFDEELTAAIMGNNAHLQVFDKFNDPIENPDTVIADLQNSIPEITAASPFTVVKAVLRRGGVSGQEYAAAFVVGVDAGRDVTDLKENLTNERGRTFGGGELPRKGEIVLGYILADNMGAFTGDEVAVITPKDSPSPLSTKPIQQKWLTVSGISEAQMQDIDSLYSFVTLETAAQLKGQKGVDGIHCMLQDPMKAGEIAKKINEELGYHAMTWYESQQYFFEALQQEKVAMFIILMFIVLVAAFNITSTLIMVVMEKKRDIGILRTLGVSTQAIVTLFTLEGLYIGLSGTMLGVVGGTIFAHYINPIAEWIAWMLGVDLFNSVIYHFDHIPVSIHPTDIVAITVSAVILTFISTLYPAWSASRLDPVDALRYE from the coding sequence ATGAAGTTCGAGGCATTCGTAGCGCTACGATACTTGCGTGGGAAGCGCAAGAGCCGGTTTGTCGGCTTGATTACAATTATTTCGGTCGCGGGTGTCAGCGTCGGCGTGATGGCGCTCATCGTGGTCATGGGGGTCATGACCGGTTTTGACGAGGAACTCACCGCGGCGATCATGGGCAACAATGCCCACCTGCAAGTGTTCGACAAATTCAACGATCCGATCGAGAACCCGGACACGGTCATTGCGGATTTGCAGAACTCCATCCCGGAGATCACCGCCGCATCGCCGTTCACCGTGGTGAAGGCGGTGCTGCGGCGCGGCGGTGTCAGCGGGCAGGAATACGCCGCGGCGTTTGTCGTTGGAGTGGACGCCGGGCGCGACGTGACCGACCTCAAAGAAAACCTCACCAACGAACGGGGGCGCACATTCGGGGGCGGCGAATTGCCGCGCAAAGGCGAAATTGTCCTTGGCTATATTCTTGCCGACAACATGGGCGCGTTTACCGGCGATGAAGTTGCCGTCATCACGCCGAAGGACAGCCCAAGCCCTCTGTCAACCAAACCGATCCAGCAGAAGTGGCTCACCGTGAGCGGCATTTCGGAAGCGCAGATGCAGGATATCGATTCGCTGTATTCGTTTGTAACGCTGGAGACGGCGGCTCAGCTTAAGGGGCAGAAGGGTGTGGACGGCATCCACTGCATGCTTCAGGACCCGATGAAGGCGGGGGAAATCGCGAAAAAGATTAATGAAGAATTGGGGTACCATGCGATGACGTGGTACGAAAGCCAGCAGTATTTCTTCGAGGCGCTGCAACAGGAAAAAGTTGCGATGTTCATTATTTTGATGTTCATCGTGCTGGTCGCCGCGTTCAACATCACGAGCACGCTAATCATGGTGGTGATGGAAAAGAAACGCGATATCGGGATTCTCCGGACACTTGGAGTCAGCACGCAGGCCATAGTCACGTTGTTCACGCTCGAAGGGTTGTATATCGGTTTGAGTGGAACAATGCTCGGCGTGGTTGGCGGCACCATCTTTGCCCATTACATCAATCCCATCGCGGAGTGGATTGCCTGGATGCTTGGGGTTGACCTGTTCAACAGCGTCATTTACCACTTCGATCATATCCCGGTGTCTATTCATCCCACGGACATCGTAGCGATAACCGTGTCGGCCGTGATCCTGACGTTTATCTCCACGTTGTACCCTGCGTGGAGCGCGTCGCGGCTCGACCCGGTGGATGCGTTGCGCTATGAGTGA
- the lysS gene encoding lysine--tRNA ligase, translated as MSDEHHSTEEDLKQHRMDKLERIRARGDEPFKYIFGRSATIESARAAFEEQESAAEDKATAQIPAALAGRVVSFRDHGKSAFADIRDERARVQVYFNQKKIGEGAFAALSDLDLGDFIGVNGVVHRTRTGEITIFADSYTLLTKSLRALPEKYHGLTDVETRYRQRYLDLVANPEVLDTFRKRIKLIDTMRTWLTARGFLEVETPMLHPIPGGASARPFITHHNTYDCDLYLRIAPELYLKRLIVGGFERVFEINRNFRNEGVDTRHNPEFTMMELYEAYQDYLGLMDETEELFCAVINGVNGGPEFDYQGTTINATRPWKRLRLFDAIKEYAGIDLAATRDREEAAKLAKSAGVKVDNTMGYGKIVDEVMSACVKPKLVQPTFLYDYPVEISPLAKKHRDNPAITERFQAFIGTLELCNAFSELNDPIDQRDRFLQQAKERERGDEEAQHLDEDFITALEIGMPPTAGLGIGIDRLAMLLTNSGSIRDVILFPQLRPTE; from the coding sequence ATGTCCGACGAACATCACTCGACCGAAGAGGACCTCAAGCAGCATCGGATGGACAAACTGGAGCGCATCCGCGCGCGGGGCGACGAACCGTTCAAGTACATATTCGGGCGCTCGGCGACAATCGAATCGGCGCGCGCGGCGTTCGAGGAACAGGAGTCCGCAGCGGAGGACAAGGCCACAGCCCAGATTCCCGCGGCGCTTGCGGGCCGCGTGGTCTCCTTTCGCGATCACGGCAAGAGCGCGTTTGCGGACATCCGCGACGAGCGCGCGCGGGTGCAGGTGTACTTCAACCAGAAGAAGATTGGCGAAGGCGCGTTTGCCGCGCTGAGCGATCTCGATCTGGGCGATTTCATCGGCGTGAACGGCGTCGTGCACCGCACGCGCACGGGCGAGATCACCATTTTCGCGGATTCGTACACGCTGCTGACGAAATCGCTCCGGGCATTACCCGAAAAGTACCACGGGCTGACGGACGTCGAGACGCGGTACCGGCAGCGGTATCTCGATCTCGTGGCGAACCCGGAGGTGTTGGACACGTTTCGCAAGCGGATCAAGTTGATCGACACGATGCGGACGTGGCTGACCGCGCGCGGGTTCCTCGAAGTCGAGACACCAATGCTGCACCCGATCCCCGGCGGGGCGAGCGCGCGCCCGTTCATCACGCATCACAACACGTACGACTGCGACCTCTACCTGCGCATTGCGCCGGAGCTGTACCTGAAGCGGCTCATCGTGGGGGGATTCGAGCGCGTGTTCGAGATCAACCGCAACTTTCGTAACGAAGGGGTCGATACGCGGCACAACCCCGAGTTCACGATGATGGAACTTTACGAGGCCTACCAGGATTACCTGGGATTGATGGACGAGACGGAGGAGCTATTCTGCGCCGTCATTAATGGGGTGAACGGCGGACCGGAGTTCGACTACCAAGGGACAACCATCAACGCGACACGGCCATGGAAGCGGCTGCGCCTGTTCGACGCAATCAAGGAATATGCGGGCATTGATCTCGCGGCCACGCGCGATCGCGAAGAAGCCGCGAAACTGGCGAAGAGCGCGGGCGTGAAGGTCGATAACACGATGGGATATGGCAAGATTGTGGACGAAGTGATGAGCGCGTGCGTGAAACCGAAGCTGGTCCAGCCGACGTTCCTGTATGACTACCCCGTCGAGATTTCGCCGCTTGCCAAGAAGCACCGCGACAATCCGGCAATTACGGAGCGCTTTCAAGCGTTCATCGGGACGCTCGAACTGTGCAACGCATTTTCGGAATTGAACGACCCGATCGATCAGCGAGATCGGTTCCTGCAACAGGCGAAGGAGCGCGAGCGCGGGGACGAGGAGGCGCAACATCTGGACGAGGATTTCATCACGGCGCTGGAAATCGGCATGCCGCCGACGGCTGGATTGGGCATCGGGATCGACAGATTGGCGATGCTGCTGACCAACTCCGGTTCCATACGCGACGTGATACTATTCCCGCAACTAAGGCCGACAGAATAG
- a CDS encoding peptide chain release factor 2 encodes MYEEETILLNGFADRLAELRKCLNVDATKADIAAIEREMTAPNFWDDPEAAQKIMQRLKVLKGFIAAPDELQREIEDGAVLVELAQGEADESMAKELGELAKTLGEKLERLEITSLFTDPRDSKSAIVNIHPGAGGTESCDWAEMLYRMITRCCERHEFSVEVVDYQEGDEAGLKSATIFVDGPFAYGNLKSEAGVHRLVRISPFDANKRRHTSFAAIEVVPKVDDDVDIEVKEDDIVMQVFRSSGPGGQKVNKTSSAVRLTHTPTGIVVACQIERSQSRNRATAMQMLKAKLYDIEMQKKEAERLALREGQQDVAWGSQIRSYVLHPYQLIKDHRTETETGNVDRVLDGDLDMFIASYLKWNLQRKGRN; translated from the coding sequence ATGTACGAAGAAGAGACTATTTTACTCAATGGATTTGCGGACCGGCTTGCCGAGTTGCGTAAGTGCCTCAATGTCGACGCGACGAAAGCCGATATCGCCGCGATCGAACGCGAGATGACCGCGCCCAACTTCTGGGACGATCCCGAGGCCGCGCAGAAAATCATGCAACGCCTGAAAGTGTTGAAGGGTTTCATCGCCGCGCCGGACGAATTGCAGCGGGAGATCGAGGACGGAGCGGTCCTCGTCGAACTCGCGCAGGGCGAGGCGGACGAATCGATGGCGAAAGAATTGGGCGAGCTCGCGAAAACCTTGGGGGAGAAACTGGAGCGGCTCGAAATCACGAGTCTCTTCACCGATCCGCGCGATTCCAAGAGCGCCATCGTGAATATCCACCCCGGGGCCGGCGGGACCGAATCGTGCGATTGGGCGGAGATGCTGTATCGCATGATTACGCGCTGTTGCGAACGCCACGAGTTCTCGGTGGAAGTAGTCGACTATCAGGAGGGCGACGAAGCGGGGCTGAAGAGCGCGACGATTTTTGTCGACGGCCCCTTTGCGTACGGCAACCTGAAGTCCGAGGCGGGTGTGCACCGGCTGGTGCGCATATCCCCGTTTGACGCAAACAAGCGCCGGCACACGTCGTTCGCGGCGATAGAAGTCGTGCCGAAAGTGGATGACGATGTCGACATCGAGGTCAAGGAAGACGACATTGTCATGCAGGTGTTTCGATCGAGCGGGCCGGGCGGACAGAAGGTGAACAAGACGAGTTCCGCGGTACGGCTCACGCACACGCCCACGGGAATCGTGGTTGCGTGCCAGATCGAGCGGTCGCAGAGCCGCAACCGCGCGACAGCCATGCAAATGTTGAAAGCGAAGTTGTACGACATCGAGATGCAGAAGAAGGAAGCGGAGCGGCTTGCGTTGCGCGAAGGCCAGCAGGATGTGGCGTGGGGCAGCCAGATTCGCAGCTACGTGCTGCATCCGTACCAGTTGATTAAGGACCATCGCACCGAGACCGAGACGGGCAACGTAGACCGCGTACTGGACGGCGATCTCGATATGTTTATTGCGAGTTATCTGAAGTGGAACCTGCAGCGAAAGGGGCGCAACTAA
- a CDS encoding phosphatidate cytidylyltransferase, with the protein MTQRDAVFGGVLLRLVTGVTALAIFLFAIWTPGMRPLFTGLVSVLVFVGLYELFAIARARQISPETIGGMIAGTVVAVSGHFGNTTVTNFLLYGGCLLVAALHVVRGQYAVAGLAGTIFGVVYVGWFGAHMIMLHGLDRSGPALVTLLFATVALTDSGAYFVGRAVGRHKLAPKASPGKTWEGAFGGFAASILGALALYWVSRNYPVLHFPAWDVWRYLYAGVVLSIASQIGDLAESVLKRDAGLKDSGNFFPGHGGVLDRCDGFLFASPFLYYIALFSD; encoded by the coding sequence ATGACGCAGCGTGACGCAGTGTTCGGTGGCGTGCTGTTGCGCCTTGTAACCGGCGTTACGGCGCTGGCGATTTTTCTTTTTGCGATTTGGACGCCGGGAATGAGGCCGTTGTTCACCGGCCTTGTCAGCGTGCTCGTATTTGTAGGGCTTTACGAACTGTTTGCCATTGCGCGCGCACGGCAGATTTCGCCGGAAACGATCGGCGGCATGATCGCCGGTACGGTCGTTGCGGTCAGCGGACACTTTGGAAATACCACGGTCACGAACTTCCTGCTCTACGGCGGCTGCCTGCTCGTCGCGGCGCTACACGTGGTGCGTGGACAGTACGCGGTCGCGGGCCTCGCCGGCACGATTTTCGGAGTCGTGTACGTAGGGTGGTTTGGCGCGCACATGATCATGCTGCACGGTCTCGATCGGAGCGGGCCCGCGCTGGTAACGCTGCTGTTCGCGACGGTCGCGCTGACGGATTCCGGCGCATACTTTGTCGGCCGCGCCGTCGGGCGGCACAAGCTCGCGCCGAAGGCAAGCCCGGGTAAGACGTGGGAAGGCGCGTTTGGCGGGTTTGCGGCGTCGATACTCGGCGCACTCGCGCTGTACTGGGTGTCGCGGAATTATCCTGTGCTGCACTTTCCCGCGTGGGACGTGTGGCGGTACTTGTACGCGGGCGTTGTACTGTCGATCGCGTCGCAAATCGGCGATCTTGCGGAGTCCGTGTTGAAGCGCGATGCGGGACTGAAGGATTCCGGGAACTTTTTCCCGGGGCACGGCGGTGTGCTCGATCGGTGCGACGGCTTCCTGTTCGCGTCGCCGTTTCTTTACTATATTGCGCTGTTTTCGGATTAG